A stretch of the Metopolophium dirhodum isolate CAU chromosome 8, ASM1992520v1, whole genome shotgun sequence genome encodes the following:
- the LOC132951437 gene encoding ABC transporter G family member 23-like: protein MEDIALGPSATLPQPQAEEEVCIEIRDAVKIYDGNNVVFRGLNMTVPKGKIYGLLGPSGCGKTTLLSCIVGRSELDSGHIMVKAFKREDIGYMPQDLNLHEHLTIAQTYKFYGGMLNMEKEQIAKRTKELSLLLELPSDNRLVETLSGGQQRRVSLGVALLHNPNILILDEPTVGLDPVLSHSIWNHLVSFAERGKTIIITTHYIEEARQAHTIGMMRGGILLAEDSPETLMARCNTASLEEAFLTLSYKQETSSNTQVDDSFKKLAAKKSSTKLKFNDGVFRLNRMLCLLYKNVSLLLQQKMFLLFLFLLPLVQTYFFNLAIGHDPKGLYIAVVNKEMQQRQPGECKPEYYKGCFLDNPDDVIMSCAYVDQIKTKSMNILHYDDVDTALKAVRKNDAWGLLYFPTNYTTSMAVRFVNASRTSDLDVELSTVQAWIDLSDQYIGNMVKANVIFGMQEYLGVALTKCNVSTKIGNTPISFKEPVYGSVNTTFIHYASAAILCLCCYYLPVLLTAGLILTEKKEGMMERMMVSGIKFSEVLVSTVIMQMIIHAIQTAISMYVMYIYFDNPYIGDHFPTVLILILLGMEGMIFGFFIGAICKDFIFATYLGTGSNIMMSFTCGLIWPLEGAHYLLKLTGPLFPLTAPVKALLAVTAKGWSFDSEPVYMGLLSIFGWSSIMILGIFITSRINKDLWILRK, encoded by the exons TTATGGACTTTTGGGACCAAGTGGATGTGGTAAAACGACGCTTTTAAGCTGCATAGTCGGTAGAAGTGAATTGGACTCTGGTCACATAATGGTGAAGGCGTTTAAAAGAGAAGATATCGGATATATGCCACAA gaTTTAAATTTACACGAACATTTAACAATAGCACAAACGTATAAGTTCTATGGTGGTATGCTTAACATGGAGAAAGAACAAATCGCAAAAAGGACCAAAGAATTATCATTACTATTGGAACTTCCATCTGAtaatagattagttgaaacacttag TGGTGGACAACAAAGAAGAGTGTCATTAGGAGTTGCTCTTTTGCataatccaaatattttaatattagatgaACCTACTGTCGGATTAGATCCAGTTCTAAGTCATAG TATATGGAACCATTTGGTATCCTTTGCTGAGAGAGGAAAAACAATTATCATCACGACACATTATATTGAAGAAGCGAGACAAGCTCATACA ATCGGAATGATGAGAGGGGGCATTCTGTTGGCTGAAGATTCACCAGAAACTTTAATGGCACGATGTAATACAGCTTCTTTAGAAGAAGCCTTCTTGACACTAAGTTATAAACAAGAAACATCTTCCAATACCCAG GTTGATGATTCATTCAAAAAGTTAGCTGCCAAAAAAAGCagcacaaaattaaaatttaatgatggGGTCTTCCGATTAAACCGAATGCTTTGTCtcttatacaaaaatgtatctttGCTTCTCCAGCAAAAGAT gtttttactttttctgtTTCTACTGCCCCTAGtgcaaacttatttttttaacctaGCAATTGGTCATGATCCCAAAGGGCTATATATTGCGGTGGTGAATAAAGAAATGCAACAAAGACAACCCGGGGAATGTAAACCTGAATACTACAAAGGATGTTTCCTCGATAATCCCGATGACGTAATAATGAGTTGTGCATATGTCGatcaaataaaaactaaatcaatgaatatt ttACATTACGACGATGTCGATACCGCTTTAAAAGCAGTAAGGAAGAACGATGCTTGGGGTTTACTATATTTCCCTACTAATTATACAACATCCATGGCTGTGCGTTTCGTAAACGCCTCTAGGACTTCAGACTTAGACGTAGAACTAAGTACTGTACAGGCTTGGATAGACTTGTCTG atcAATACATTGGAAATATGGTAAAAGCAAACGTTATTTTTGGTATGCAAGAGTACTTGGGTGTAGCATTGACTAAATGTAATGTTAGCACTAAAATTGGAAACACTCCTATATCG tttaaagaaCCAGTATATGGCTCGGTAAACACAACTTTCATTCACTACGCTTCGGCAGCTATACTTTGTCT GTGTTGTTACTATTTGCCGGTACTGTTGACAGCGGGTTTGATTCTAACAGAGAAAAAAGAGGGCATGATGGAAAGGATGATGGTTTCTG GTATTAAATTCTCTGAAGTTTTAGTGTCTACAGTCATAATGCAAATGATAATACACGCTATACAAACGGCCATATCCATGTACGTGATGTACATATACTTTGACAATCCTTATATTGGAGATCATTTTCCCACAGTTCTTATACTCATACTCCTGGGAATGGAAGGAATGATTTTCG GTTTCTTTATTGGTGCCATATGCAAAGATTTCATATTTGCCACGTACTTAGGCACCGGCAGTAACATAATGATGTCTTTCACCTGCG GATTGATTTGGCCTTTGGAAGGTGCACATTACCTACTGAAATTAACTGGTCCTCTGTTTCCATTGACTGCACCGGTCAAGGCTTTGCTGGCCGTAACTGCTAAGGGCTGGTCCTTCGACTCTGAGCCTGTCTACATGGGACTACTATCCATATTTGGATGGTCAAGTATTATGATCTTAGGCATATTCATCACTAGCAGAATAAACAAAGATCTGTGGATCTTGAGAAAATAG